In the genome of Actinomycetota bacterium, the window AAGGCGGGGTCCGACAAGATAGGCGCGATGGCTGCTTCGTAACGAGCGCGCTCGACGTGGAGAATCCGGAAGCCAAGCCGCTCCTCGTCCTGTTCGGCGCGGGCCCACAGCGTTGCCGCCGTCTGGTGCTCGCCGGCCCGCGCGGCCACCGACGCCAGCCCCGCGACGCAGTATGTGATGCCCCTCTCGTCCCGGAGTTCCAACGCCCGCCTCATCGCCTCGACGTATCTCCTCGCGGCCTCCTTCAGCGCCCCTTCGTCCAGAGTTGTATCGGCCAAGCTGTGGAGAGAAAACACAACGCCAGGTTCATCGCCCAGAAGCCGCTTGAGGTCAATCGACTCCAGGATCGCGGATGTTGCCGAGTCGAGATCGCCATAGTCGCGTAGCCTCTCGCCGAGCATGTGAAGGCTTCGGGCCACGCCCATCTTGTCGTCCGCCCTGCGGTGCAGCTCGAGTGCCCGTTTATGCGCATCAACCGACCCGGCCACGTCGCCGCGCGCCCACAAGACGCACCCGAGGACGTTCTCCGCTGACCCTGCCGACGGCCAATCGTCTGTCTGGATGGCCAGTTCGAAGACCTCCCGCGCGGCTACCTCCGCGTCCTCGAACTGGTTGCAGAAGAACAAGCCGTTTGCATATCGGACCAGCGCCGCCATTTCGGTGGCGTAGTCCAGCTCCGCTCGTCGTGCCAGCAGCCTCCTGAGCCAGACGGTTGGCTCGGCGAAGTGTCCGCGCGTGTACCAAACCTGCGTCAGGACGCTGCTCGCGTGGGCGGCAGCGTCAACATCGAAATCGAGAGCCCAAGTCATCGCGGCGCGAAGATTGTCCGCCTCGACGCGCAGCCGCGCTACCCAGGCTCCCCACTCCGATGAGCCGAGGCTTCTAGAAGCTGTCTGCACGAGGCCGAGGAACCACTCGGAATGCCGCCGGCTTACCTCGGCCGCCTCGCCGGCAGAGTCGAGCTGCTCGAGTGCGTAGTCGCGCGTAGTGGCAAGCAGCGAGAACCGGCCGGGCTCCGTCTGCTGAAGCAGGCTCTTGTCCACGAGCGAAGCGATCGCCTCGAGGTCGGCGGTGCACACCGCCTCCGCCGCATCGACGTCGAAGGTGGACGGAAACGCGCCAAGCGCGCGGAAGCACCGCTGCTCCTCGGGGTCCAGCAGCTCGTAGCTCCATCCAATGGCGGCGCGCATCGTCAACTGGCGCTGCGACCTATCCCGCCCGGCCCCCGCCAAAAAGTCGAGTCGGCGCTCCAGCCGGCCGAGAATCTGCTCGGGGGTCATGAGCTTCACTCGCGTCGCCGCCAGCTCCAGCGCAAGCGGCAGCCGGTCCAGCCGCTCGCAGATCTCCTCTGCCGCCGCGTCCAGCTCGAACCCGGGTCTGACCCGGCGCGCCCTCTCCCGGAACAGCTCAGCGGCTTCGCGCTGGTCGAGCGGCGCGATCGGATACTCCTGCTCCGCGTCGAGAGCCAGCCTTTGGCGGCTGGTGACGATGAGCCGTAGCCCCGGCGCCCTTTCGAGCAACCCGGACAGATCCGGCGCAGCGTCAATGAGGTGCTCGATGTTGTCCAGGACCAGGAGGAGGTTCCGGGTCGCCAGGTAGTCGTCCAGACGTCCGGACATTCCGAGGGAATCGGAAACGGCAGCCACCACCAGACCAGGCTCCGGCACTCCCTCCAGTGGTACCCACCACACTCCATGCTCATGAACGCCGGCCAGCCGGCTCGCCAGTTCCAGCGCCAGCCGCGTCTTGCCGATGCCACCCGGGCCGGTGAGCGTGAGCAGCCGGTGTGCCTGCGCCAGCTCAGTCAGCTCCTGAAGCTCACGCGCCCGACCCAGCAGAGGCGAGACGGGGGCCGGAAGGTTCGACAGCTTCAACGTCCGGATGGGCGGGAACTCGTCCAGCTCGAGCTGGTAGAGGCGGACGGGCTGCGGGAAGTCCTTGAGCCGGTGCATGCCCAGGTCGCGACCCGGCGACCCGCCCAGGTGGTGCGCGGGCTCGGACAGGACGGTCTGTCCGCCGTGGCCGGCCGCACAGATACGCGCCGCCATGTGCACGTCCATGCCGATGTAGCCGCCGCCGGCGAGCTCCGGATGTCCTGTGTGGAGGCCGATCCGCAGTCGGATCGGGGAGCCCTCCATTGCACGGTGGATGTCCCGTGCGGCCTTCGCGGCGTCGGGCGCGCGGGAGAACGCCACGAAGAAGGCGTCCCCTTCCGTGTCGACCTCTACGCCCTGGTTCGCCAGCAGGATGGCACGGACCAAGTCGCGGTGTGCGACCAGCTGTCTTCCGTACTCCTCGGCCCCCAGCTTGGCGAGCAGCCGCGTCGAGCCCTCGATGTCCGTCAGCATCAGCGTGACAGTCCCAGCGGGAAGTTCCGTGCGCCGACTCACCCCCATGCAGCAAAGAAGACCACAGACCGGCGCCTCGATCGAAGGCGCCGGAGCGGGCTACCCAGCGTCTTTTAGGTGGTCGGGCTCGGGGAGCGGCAGCGCGACTGCGCCGGCCCCCGACGCGGGTACCGGCCGTCGCGGCTCCCGCACTCCGCTTCCGGGCGGATCCGCAGGTGGTCCCGCGGGTGGAGTTACGGGCGGCTCTGCAACTTCAGGAAGCATGACCCGAAACGCACGACGGACCGCCAAGAGCAGGAGGATGACGGGCAGCGCGATCAGAGAAAACGCGAGCGACTCTGCCAAACCGTCCATCGCCCAAAGATCCTACGCTCGGGGACAAGCCCCGGCTACACAGCCCAGCGCACCTGCGGGCGCGAGGACGCGGCAACCGGGATCGTCAGCGCCTCCTGCTCGACCTCCCCTTTAGTGCGGGGGTCCATCGGCTCCCACGGGTTCACGGTCACACGCCGTTGCTGTCGCGCCCACGAGCCGACAATGCGTCCGTCCACTACGACGGCACCGGAGACCGGCCAGAAGTCCGGCTTTACCTTCGGCTGTGGAAACACCTCGAACCGCTTTGCTTCGTCCTCCACGGCCAGGTGCCCATCCGTCTTGATGTAGGGGTCGCTGTGCGGGATGAGCCGGACCCCCCGCAGGGGCTCGGCCCCCACGAGCGCCTGGCGGTCGGACTCCAGGACGAACCGCTTCACGCCCTCCACCTCCACCCCGGCCAGCTCCCCGGACAGCGCTCGCCACGTCGCCGTCGCGTCCTTTGGATCAACGCCCGACCACCACGTGAAGCGGTCCTTCGTCTGGGGGCCGAGCCACCGAAGGAACCGTCGTGCCAGCTCGAGCCGCGCCTCCTCCGCGTCGGCCTCCGGACGCTCCGCCGGGATCAGCCAGATCCTGCTCGCGTCCCACCGGATGAGCACGCGACCCGTGATCGCAGCGGCGCGGGTGGAGTGACCCAGGTGGGGCAGCGCTTCGTCGACGACGCGCGGCTCCCTAGTCCGGCCTTCGAGAACCCGGTGGACGTCGTCCGCGATCCGCTCCAGCCCGGCTTGCGCATCGGGGTCGCGCGGCATGCGTCCGAGCGTGAAGACTGCCAGGTCCTCGCGCGGGATCACGTAGTCGGCGCCCCGGGGCCCCCAGATCTGCGCGAGGGCCGGGTCCTCCCAGGCCGACGGCTCGACGTCCCGGACGCGCGCGTGCAGGGAGATGACCGCGGCACGCGGCGCGCTGTCCTGGAGCCCTCCCCTGGCGGCCTCCACCAGCGAGGTCCGCGCGAGCCTTTCGTGCAGGTGCGTGGCACGCGCGCGGAACGCGAGGATCTGTGCGGCTCCGACCCGGATCAAGTAGCCCGCTCATCCGGACACTTGGAGGCCGCCGGGGTGCTCGCTTCGACGGTCTCCTCCCACTCGCGTCTGAGGATCGCATAGCCGACGCAATCGACCAACTCTCCTGAGTCGGTTCTCCACGCCTCGCGGTGGTGGGCTTCGGGGGTGAAGCCGCAGCGCTCAAACACGCGACGCATCGCCACGTTGTCGTGGCGCGTGTACCCCGCAAAGCGGTTGGCCTCATGGAGCGTCTCGAAGACGTGACTCGTGGCCCATCGCAGCGCGGCCGTACCGACGCCTTGTCCCCTGTCCGATCTCCTGACCCGAAGGTCGAACAGTGGAGTCACGTCGCCGATGTCAAAGATGCGTAAGAACCCTGCGGCCGGTCCTGGTGTCTGCAACACCCAGAACGAGCGGACCTCCTCGGATGCGAAGTTGCCCCGTCCCGCCTGCTCCAGGACGTCGTCGAAGGTCGGTTGCGTGCGGAGGTGGAACGGCCACTGCTCACTGGAGATCCACCGGGCGAGATCCTCCCAGTCACCGGCGATCAGTTCGAATCGCAGCTCGAGTTGCTCCAACTACGCCTCTCCGGGGGGCACGAGCCAGAGGACGGGCAGAGACCGGTCGGCGCTCACGGCCAGCACCGTTGCGCGGAGGAGGTCCATCCCCACCTGGGCCTGCAGCGGCGGCGCCCCGTCGTCGCAAGGCGGCTGCTCCCGGGTCAGGACTCGCGGCACCGGCCACTCCCAGTCCGACACCCGCAGAGTCTGGCCTGTGGCGTGCTCGCCCTCTACTTCGGTGCCGCTGACTCCATAGCCGATCTCCAAGGGTGCCGTCCCGCGCAGGCCCCCTGCGGCGTGCGGCGAGACCTCCGTCAGGTCCGTTCCGGTATTGATCTGTGCCCGTATGG includes:
- a CDS encoding adenylate/guanylate cyclase domain-containing protein, which produces MGVSRRTELPAGTVTLMLTDIEGSTRLLAKLGAEEYGRQLVAHRDLVRAILLANQGVEVDTEGDAFFVAFSRAPDAAKAARDIHRAMEGSPIRLRIGLHTGHPELAGGGYIGMDVHMAARICAAGHGGQTVLSEPAHHLGGSPGRDLGMHRLKDFPQPVRLYQLELDEFPPIRTLKLSNLPAPVSPLLGRARELQELTELAQAHRLLTLTGPGGIGKTRLALELASRLAGVHEHGVWWVPLEGVPEPGLVVAAVSDSLGMSGRLDDYLATRNLLLVLDNIEHLIDAAPDLSGLLERAPGLRLIVTSRQRLALDAEQEYPIAPLDQREAAELFRERARRVRPGFELDAAAEEICERLDRLPLALELAATRVKLMTPEQILGRLERRLDFLAGAGRDRSQRQLTMRAAIGWSYELLDPEEQRCFRALGAFPSTFDVDAAEAVCTADLEAIASLVDKSLLQQTEPGRFSLLATTRDYALEQLDSAGEAAEVSRRHSEWFLGLVQTASRSLGSSEWGAWVARLRVEADNLRAAMTWALDFDVDAAAHASSVLTQVWYTRGHFAEPTVWLRRLLARRAELDYATEMAALVRYANGLFFCNQFEDAEVAAREVFELAIQTDDWPSAGSAENVLGCVLWARGDVAGSVDAHKRALELHRRADDKMGVARSLHMLGERLRDYGDLDSATSAILESIDLKRLLGDEPGVVFSLHSLADTTLDEGALKEAARRYVEAMRRALELRDERGITYCVAGLASVAARAGEHQTAATLWARAEQDEERLGFRILHVERARYEAAIAPILSDPAFVPAEDCALDEVIDSLIDVLGDR
- a CDS encoding crosslink repair DNA glycosylase YcaQ family protein codes for the protein MIRVGAAQILAFRARATHLHERLARTSLVEAARGGLQDSAPRAAVISLHARVRDVEPSAWEDPALAQIWGPRGADYVIPREDLAVFTLGRMPRDPDAQAGLERIADDVHRVLEGRTREPRVVDEALPHLGHSTRAAAITGRVLIRWDASRIWLIPAERPEADAEEARLELARRFLRWLGPQTKDRFTWWSGVDPKDATATWRALSGELAGVEVEGVKRFVLESDRQALVGAEPLRGVRLIPHSDPYIKTDGHLAVEDEAKRFEVFPQPKVKPDFWPVSGAVVVDGRIVGSWARQQRRVTVNPWEPMDPRTKGEVEQEALTIPVAASSRPQVRWAV
- a CDS encoding GNAT family protein; translated protein: MEQLELRFELIAGDWEDLARWISSEQWPFHLRTQPTFDDVLEQAGRGNFASEEVRSFWVLQTPGPAAGFLRIFDIGDVTPLFDLRVRRSDRGQGVGTAALRWATSHVFETLHEANRFAGYTRHDNVAMRRVFERCGFTPEAHHREAWRTDSGELVDCVGYAILRREWEETVEASTPAASKCPDERAT